A DNA window from Hydra vulgaris chromosome 13, alternate assembly HydraT2T_AEP contains the following coding sequences:
- the LOC100207289 gene encoding regulation of nuclear pre-mRNA domain-containing protein 2 isoform X2, translated as MATFNAKSFEKKLKTLDASQTGIQTLSLWILHHKHHAKIITSVWTELISQVPKPERKLALFYLANDVVQNGKRKAKDLVDMFGKAFMDSISLLSDAKIKVQVERVFDIWNERAIFEPDVIHKYKEMLNKTVKPAVESKSKNKETKSDDKEKKSEEQEIKKTLKPVPPDFKVAKLLVSIKKTTSLDNDVLRKSKLIENLPIDVSSLDSVKHVKGRSSVNKFYKQFEESKVVLEDYCHLLRRCVKDKNALSATLLAGEAYYEAAQEEAKIIVNAYKTFGNRLKSMKKKLEAKIKKLEEANSTLGSQNMKVNTSSYDNDSSQESVSEPVSSDDKTSAINHSFSNTNESNIEDMDLDSNSDDDDNVSEAYNPETAPLHQTSSFSQDTPSFLNIEAMNGMSSFLDRTGSSTVLDLSLQKTLTANEEIKTTSFSAPYSASFSTPFTLHTATQLSTSDNFSKIQENAHTLQTALSSVSTFSSVATLPSVTTTYSLLPSTSSFTNSTITFHPNIFKSVSEADTPVTPVLDEGISKQHVVGNADNKPLQNLIDSLFPMLSKSLQTIKEKTAKSEEIQPSVNDAITFALSGSNEEAPKKKGRFVPIVSDMRISSPLSLTNPTGLSENQTELINIAAGITKFDDNFLPLSSSSETASISSGQNSTMLLRQNSNDDQSKDDEEKMDKKEKKSRHSSSRHRSHREEHKRSASRSPSRKNSHKTREGSRSPNRRSSHRSTRDYRDDKFVDRRRSSRRSSSPRSRRKGRSHRSTSKDKEDRKRRSPATKPYYNDRRSPTPEMDSSLRASYSANIPQGQFDQSMQNQSFSIGPNVSQSQPGDHKDNQAVMVSSGQPSSSHQSNHTLNQSMNLKSLNSIPNMPVPDMSVFLQLVNSVRPGLPLTSIAPPNMSFDINGTPIINPGLQLTHGNSLHIIQTNPQDNILNLHPLPHGVLPFQNHNLLLQNQSAQHQTESSQEISIMPNKQNNQVIENSIKDLSDSTRENSGMEYRVSHQANKRENKLFGPSNPPPFPGPPPVFEGIPPSIVTSNFEIPPNFEHFSQEGISTFGLPTSFDSYRPKFAEPDPLLEQLEKSNPFPGALHLNSLPPRFINNNSPIFRPRYNNRNGSPRFRPRFDHRFPFNGRPAML; from the exons ATGGCTACGTTTAACGCTAAATCTTTCgaaaagaagttaaaaacaTTAGATGCTAGTCAAACTGGAATACAAACATTATCTTTATGGATATTACATCACAAGCATCATGCAAAGATAATAACTTCAGTTTGGACTGAACTTATTAGTCAAG taCCTAAACCTGAAAGAAAGCTTGCTCTATTTTACTTGGCTAATGATGTTGTTCAAAATGGTAAGCGGAAAGCAAAAGACCTTGTGGATATGTTTGGCAAGGCATTCATGGATTCTATTTCTTTACTGAG tgaTGCAAAGATTAAAGTTCAGGTAGAAAGAGTGTTTGATATTTGGAATGAGCGAGCAATCTTTGAGCCTGATGTTATTCACAAATATAAAGAAATGCTTAATAAAACTG tTAAACCAGCTGTTGAGTccaaatctaaaaataaagaaaccaagtcagatgataaagaaaaaaaatctgaagaacaagaaataaagaaaactctAAAACCAGTGCCCCCTGATTTTAAA GTTGCTAAATTATTagtatctattaaaaaaactactagTTTGGATAATGACGTTTTGCGAAAATCAAAGTTAATTGAAAATCTACCCATTGATGTTTCAAGTCTTGATTCAGTTAAGCATGTCAAAGGGCGCTCTAGTGTAAACAAATTCTACAAACAGTTTGAAGAATCTAAAGTTGTTTTAGAAGATTATTGTCATTTATTAAGAAGATGTGTCAAGGATAAAAATGCCCTTTCTGCAACTTTATTAGCTGGAGAGGCATATTATGAAGCTGCACAAGAAGAAGCTAAAATTATTGTTAAC GCATATAAAACATTTGGAAATCGTCTAAAGtcgatgaaaaaaaaactagaagctaagattaaaaaattagaagaagCCAATTCAACTTTAGGTTCACAAAACATGAAAGTAAACACTTCTTCATATGATAACGATTCATCACAGGAGTCTGTTTCTGAACCTGTATCAAGCGATGATAAAACATCAGCAATCAATCACAGTTTTAGTAATACTAATGAAAGTAATATTGAAGACATGGATTTAg atAGTAattctgatgatgatgataatgtatCAGAAGCTTATAATCCTGAAACTGCTCCTCTTCATCAAACATCAAGTTTTTCTCAAGACACGccatcatttttaaacattgaagcAATGAATGGAATGTCATCTTTCTTAGACAGAACTGGATCTAGTACTGTTTTAGATTTATCTCTACAGAAAACCTTGACAGctaatgaagaaataaaaactactaGTTTTTCTGCTCCTTATTCAGCGTCTTTTTCAACACCTTTTACATTGCATACTG cTACTCAGTTATCTACTTCTGATAATTTTTCGAAAATTCAAGAAAACGCTCACACACTTCAAACTGCGTTATCAAGTGTAAGCACCTTTTCAAGCGTAGCCACCTTGCCAAGTGTAACAACCACTTATTCTTTATTACCATCGACTTCTAGTTTTACTAACTCTACAATTACTTTTCAtcctaatatatttaaaagcgtttcCGAAGCAGATACTCCAGTAACTCCTGTTCTTGATGAAGGTATATCAAAGCAACATGTTGTTGGCAATGCTGATAATAAACCTTTGCAAAACTTAATTGATTCACTTTTTCCAATGCTCAGCAAAAGTTTAcaaactataaaagaaaaaacagcaaaatCAGAGGAGATACAACCTTCTGTTAATGATGCTATAACGTTTGCATTGTCTGGAAGTAACGAGGAAGCTCCAAAAAAAAAGGGGCGTTTTGTGCCAATAGTGTCAGACATGAGGATTTCTTCGCCTTTATCGCTTACTAATCCGACAGGGTTGTCAGAAAATCAAACAGAGTTAATAAATATCGCTGCAGGCATTACAAAATTTGATGATAACTTTTTGCCATTATCCAGTAGTTCAGAAACCGCTTCTATAAGTAGTGGACAAAATTCTACAATGTTACTCAGACAGAACTCTAATGATGATCAATCTAAAGATGACGAggaaaaaatggataaaaaagaaaaaaagtcacGGCATAGCTCTAGCCGACATCGATCTCATCGTGAAGAACATAAGCGCTCTGCAAGTCGTAGTCCTTCTCGTAAGAATTCTCACAAAACTCGTGAGGGCAGCCGGAGTCCCAATCGGAGGTCATCTCATCGCTCAACTCGTGACTATAGAGACGATAAATTTGTAGACAGGCGACGTTCGTCGCGCAGATCTTCAAGTCCTCGTAGTAGGCGTAAAGGTAGATCTCATCGCTCTACTTCTAAAGATAAAGAAGATAGAAAGAGGCGTTCTCCTGCCACTAAACCTTACTATAACGATCGCAGATCTCCAACTCCAGAGATGGATAGCAGTTTGCGAGCATCTTATTCTGCAAACATTCCTCAAGGTCAGTTTGATCAGAGTATGCAAAATCAATCTTTTTCAATTGGTCCTAATGTTAGCCAGTCACAACCAGGCGATCACAAAGATAATCAGGCAGTTATGGTCAGTTCAGGTCAGCCGTCTTCATCGCACCAAAGTAATCATACTTTAAACCAATCAATGAATCTAAAGTCTTTAAATTCTATTCCGAATATGCCGGTTCCGGACATGTCTGTATTTCTTCAGCTCGTGAATTCAGTACGACCTGGCCTACCATTGACTAGTATAGCTCCACCAAATATGTCTTTTGACATAAATGGAACACCTATCATAAATCCTGGATTACAGTTAACCCATGGAAACTCTCTTCATATTATACAAACCAATCCccaagataatattttaaacttgcaCCCACTCCCACACGGTGTATTACCATTTCAGAACCATAatcttttattacaaaatcaatcagcaCAACATCAAACTGAGTCATCACAGGAAATTAGTATAATgccaaataaacaaaacaatcaaGTTATAGAAAATTCTATTAAAGATCTATCCGATTCCACTCGTGAAAACTCAGGTATGGAGTATCGCGTTTCCCATCAAGctaataaaagagaaaataaattgtttggaCCTAGTAATCCACCACCTTTTCCAGGCCCTCCACCTGTATTTGAAGGTATTCCGCCATCAATAGTGACTTCAAACTTTGAGATACCTCcaaattttgaacatttttctCAAGAAGGAATATCAACCTTCGGTCTTCCGACCTCTTTTGATTCTTATCGGCCGAAATTTGCCGAACCAGATCCTCTGTTAGAACAGTTGGAGAAGAGTAATCCTTTTCCCGGGGCGCTTCATCTTAATTCTTTACCACCAcgatttattaataataatagtccTATTTTTAGGCCAAGATACAATAACCGTAATGGATCACCCAGGTTTAGACCTAGGTTTGATCATAGATTTCCTTTTAACGGACGGCCTGCGATGCTTTAG